In Candidatus Sodalis pierantonius str. SOPE, one DNA window encodes the following:
- the istB gene encoding IS21-like element ISSoEn3 family helper ATPase IstB: MDTLLMALRELKLSAMVQALETQRELPGSYGELGFEERLSLMVEAENLHRKNNHICRMRRQSQMRLQAKPEDIRYIPSRGVTPEQMRDLLGGQYLKYQKSILITGPTGTGKTWLSCALGEQACRQQYSVRYWRVGRLLAHLHQCQVDGTYLKQLKQLEKIELLILDDVGLESISPMQATMLLEVMEDRYDKSSSILISQLPVKKWYGLIENPTTADALLDRLVHPSYRLELKGESLRKEQGVVSTGKID; encoded by the coding sequence ATGGATACACTGTTAATGGCTCTGCGAGAGCTGAAGTTGTCGGCAATGGTCCAGGCGTTGGAGACGCAACGCGAACTCCCGGGGAGTTATGGGGAGCTGGGGTTCGAGGAGCGGTTGTCGCTGATGGTAGAAGCGGAAAATTTGCATAGAAAAAACAACCATATATGCCGTATGCGACGGCAATCGCAAATGCGCTTGCAGGCAAAACCGGAAGATATCCGTTATATCCCTAGCCGAGGAGTGACACCGGAACAGATGCGAGATCTGCTAGGGGGACAATATCTGAAATATCAGAAAAGCATACTCATCACGGGGCCGACAGGTACGGGCAAAACCTGGCTCAGTTGTGCGCTTGGTGAGCAGGCATGCCGGCAGCAATATAGCGTGCGTTACTGGCGAGTGGGTAGGTTGCTGGCCCATCTTCACCAGTGTCAGGTAGACGGGACCTATCTAAAACAGCTTAAGCAGTTAGAAAAAATAGAGTTACTGATCTTGGACGACGTGGGCCTAGAATCAATAAGTCCGATGCAGGCAACGATGCTGTTGGAGGTGATGGAAGATCGCTACGACAAAAGCAGCAGCATCCTGATCAGTCAACTGCCGGTGAAAAAATGGTATGGACTGATAGAAAACCCCACGACAGCTGACGCGTTACTCGATCGGTTAGTACACCCCAGCTATAGACTGGAACTTAAAGGCGAATCACTACGCAAAGAGCAAGGAGTAGTCAGCACAGGAAAAATAGACTAA
- the istB gene encoding IS21-like element ISSoEn3 family helper ATPase IstB, translating into MDTLLMALRELKLSAMVQALETQRELPGSYGELGFEERLSLMVEAKNLHRKNNHICRMRRQSQMRLQAKPEDIRYIPSRGVTPEQMRDLLGGQYLKYQKSILITGPTGTGKTWLSCALGEQACRQQYSVRYWRVGRLLAHLHQCQVDRTYLKQLKQLEKIELLILDDVGLESISPMQATMLLEVMEDRYDKSSSILISQLPVKKWYGLIENPTTADALLDRLVHPSYRLELKGESLRKEQGVASTGKID; encoded by the coding sequence ATGGATACACTGTTAATGGCTCTGCGAGAGCTGAAGTTGTCGGCAATGGTCCAGGCGTTGGAGACGCAACGTGAACTCCCGGGGAGTTATGGGGAGCTGGGGTTCGAGGAGCGGTTGTCGCTGATGGTAGAAGCGAAAAATTTACATAGAAAAAACAACCATATATGCCGTATGCGACGGCAATCGCAAATGCGCTTGCAGGCAAAACCGGAAGATATCCGTTATATCCCTAGCCGAGGAGTGACACCGGAACAGATGCGAGATCTGCTAGGGGGACAATATCTGAAATATCAGAAAAGCATACTCATCACGGGGCCGACAGGTACGGGCAAAACCTGGCTCAGTTGTGCGCTTGGTGAGCAGGCATGCCGGCAGCAATATAGCGTGCGTTACTGGCGAGTGGGTCGGTTGCTGGCCCATCTTCACCAGTGTCAGGTAGACAGGACCTATCTAAAACAGCTTAAGCAGTTAGAAAAAATAGAGTTACTGATCTTGGACGACGTGGGCCTAGAATCAATAAGTCCGATGCAGGCAACGATGCTGTTGGAGGTGATGGAAGATCGCTACGACAAAAGCAGCAGCATCCTGATCAGTCAACTGCCGGTGAAAAAATGGTATGGACTGATAGAAAACCCCACGACAGCTGACGCGTTACTCGATCGGTTAGTACACCCCAGCTATAGACTGGAACTTAAAGGCGAATCACTACGCAAAGAGCAAGGAGTAGCCAGCACAGGAAAAATAGACTAA
- a CDS encoding amino acid permease — protein sequence MKNLKASEASPSLGGGLSNRQVTMISIAGIIGAGLFIGSANAIAVTGPAILISYAIAGLLVLLVMRMLGEMAVAQPDSGSFSTYAARTIGPWAGFTIGWLYWWFWVLVIPVEAIAGADILHAWFPSVPPWAYAVGIMMLLTLTNLCHVRHFGEFEFWLSLVKVLAIIAFIVIGTLAVIGFWPLADISGAARLFSHGGFLPNGPEAVLGGVLVTIFSFFGAEILSIAAAESQEPAKQIRRSTNLIIYRIALFYLLSIFLVVCLVNWDDPQLPRQGTFQYVLSVLNIPGAKRIMDFVVLIAVSSCMNSALYTASRMFYALACRGDAPAAGKRVSRHGTPRIAVLASTLAGFLGCLANYLFPGKVFGFLLSSTGAVALLVYLVIAISQLRMRGILERQGQPPQFKMWLFPWLNWLCIGIIATVLGYMACAPLYRYEALMTGAVALIVFLLSLMVTRHRNVASVTRLTPAREMDIEATRL from the coding sequence ATGAAAAACCTAAAAGCATCGGAAGCTTCACCCTCGCTAGGGGGCGGGCTTTCCAACCGTCAGGTCACCATGATTTCAATTGCCGGTATTATCGGCGCCGGGTTATTTATCGGCTCCGCTAACGCTATTGCCGTTACCGGCCCTGCAATCCTTATCTCCTATGCTATTGCGGGTCTATTGGTGTTATTGGTGATGCGTATGCTTGGCGAGATGGCCGTCGCTCAACCGGACTCCGGTTCATTTTCCACTTATGCGGCCCGCACGATTGGCCCCTGGGCGGGTTTTACCATCGGCTGGCTTTACTGGTGGTTTTGGGTATTGGTGATCCCCGTTGAAGCCATTGCCGGAGCGGATATATTGCATGCCTGGTTTCCCTCGGTGCCGCCTTGGGCCTACGCGGTAGGCATTATGATGTTATTGACCTTGACCAACCTTTGCCACGTTAGGCATTTTGGCGAATTCGAGTTCTGGCTTTCGCTGGTCAAAGTGCTGGCTATCATCGCGTTTATCGTCATCGGCACGCTGGCGGTGATAGGGTTTTGGCCGTTGGCCGACATCAGTGGCGCGGCGAGGCTGTTCAGTCACGGGGGTTTTCTTCCCAACGGCCCAGAGGCGGTGTTGGGCGGGGTTTTGGTGACGATATTCTCTTTCTTTGGCGCGGAGATTTTGAGTATTGCCGCGGCGGAATCACAGGAGCCGGCAAAGCAAATCCGCAGGTCTACCAACCTGATTATTTACCGGATCGCGCTGTTTTATCTTCTGTCGATTTTTCTCGTGGTCTGCCTGGTTAATTGGGACGATCCGCAGCTTCCCCGTCAGGGAACCTTTCAATATGTTCTCTCGGTGCTCAACATTCCTGGCGCCAAACGGATTATGGATTTTGTGGTGCTGATAGCGGTAAGTAGCTGTATGAACTCCGCTCTCTATACCGCTTCGCGCATGTTTTATGCGCTGGCCTGTCGGGGAGATGCACCTGCGGCGGGTAAGCGGGTTTCTCGCCATGGCACGCCGCGCATTGCGGTGCTGGCCTCTACCTTGGCCGGGTTTTTGGGTTGCCTGGCCAATTATCTGTTTCCCGGTAAAGTGTTCGGCTTTCTGCTCTCCAGCACTGGCGCGGTAGCGCTGCTGGTGTATTTGGTGATCGCAATATCGCAACTGCGGATGCGCGGCATCTTGGAGCGGCAAGGGCAGCCGCCCCAGTTCAAAATGTGGTTGTTCCCCTGGCTTAACTGGCTGTGCATCGGCATTATCGCCACCGTGCTGGGTTACATGGCTTGCGCGCCCCTCTACCGTTATGAAGCGTTGATGACGGGTGCCGTGGCGCTGATTGTCTTTTTGCTCAGCCTGATGGTTACCCGCCATCGCAACGTCGCAAGCGTTACCAGGCTGACGCCGGCGCGGGAGATGGATATTGAGGCCACCCGGCTATAA
- a CDS encoding IS5-like element ISSoEn1 family transposase, whose product MAKQKFKITNWPAYNNALRQRGDLTVWLDESAIAAWTESTPPEHRGRPLHYTDMAITTVLMIKRVFNLSLRALQGFVDSIFKLMGLSLRCPDYSLVSRRAKTVDISIKTPTRGEISHLVIDGTGLKVFGEGEWKVRQHGAERRRVWRKLHLAVDSVTHEIICADLSLSGTTDAQALPGLINQTHRKIREASADSAYDTRYCHDALLRKKIKPLIPPRSGAQYWPARYHERNHAVANQHLRGNNDTWKKKVGYHRRSLAETAMFRFKTLLGGHLSLHDYDAQVGEAMAMVKALNRITLLGMPNSVRIM is encoded by the coding sequence ATGGCAAAGCAAAAGTTTAAAATCACCAACTGGCCCGCATATAACAATGCGCTCAGGCAGCGGGGGGACCTGACAGTATGGCTTGATGAGTCAGCCATTGCTGCATGGACTGAGAGTACACCACCTGAACATCGTGGCCGGCCGCTTCACTACACCGATATGGCCATTACCACGGTTCTGATGATAAAGCGCGTGTTTAACCTTTCGCTCCGGGCGTTACAGGGTTTCGTTGACTCGATTTTTAAACTGATGGGGCTGTCGCTGCGCTGCCCAGATTACTCTCTGGTCAGCCGGCGAGCAAAAACCGTCGACATCAGCATAAAAACGCCAACCCGCGGCGAAATCTCACACCTGGTCATCGATGGCACCGGCCTGAAAGTCTTCGGCGAAGGCGAATGGAAAGTCAGGCAGCATGGGGCTGAGAGACGCAGAGTATGGCGCAAGCTTCATCTGGCAGTAGATAGCGTGACACATGAAATTATCTGTGCCGATTTATCGCTAAGCGGTACGACAGATGCGCAGGCGCTGCCCGGGCTGATTAACCAAACCCACCGGAAAATCAGGGAAGCGTCGGCTGACAGTGCTTACGATACGCGTTACTGTCATGATGCTCTGCTGAGGAAAAAAATAAAGCCGCTTATCCCACCGCGAAGTGGTGCACAATATTGGCCAGCTCGATACCATGAGCGTAACCATGCGGTGGCAAATCAGCATCTGAGGGGCAATAACGATACCTGGAAAAAGAAAGTAGGTTATCACCGGCGTTCACTGGCTGAAACGGCCATGTTCCGGTTTAAAACACTTCTGGGTGGTCATCTGAGTCTGCATGACTATGACGCGCAGGTAGGTGAGGCAATGGCAATGGTTAAAGCACTTAACCGGATCACACTGTTAGGAATGCCAAACAGCGTCCGCATCATGTAA
- a CDS encoding Glu/Leu/Phe/Val family dehydrogenase, protein MSSLSYVSTDNNSAWSTFLAQVERVLPYLGDLALWADTLRHPKRALIVDIPLEMDDGTIRHFEGFRVQHNLSRGPGKGGVRFHPDVTLEEVMALSAWMTVKSAALNLPFGGAKGGIRVDPRELSEKELERLTRRYTSEIGTIIGPQQDIPAPDVGTNAQVMAWMMDTYSMNIGATTTGVVTGKPIHLGGSLGRVNATGRGVFVTGSSAADRIGLTVPDCRVAIQGFGNVGSVAAGLFHRAGAKVVAVQDHSATLFEARGLDIPALADYQRQHGAIAGFAGGTPLKEDEFWHQEYDIFVPAALEGVITPERARALQCRLVLEGANGPTLPGADDILRQRAITVVPDVICNAGGVTVSYFEWVQDFSSFFWSEQEINDRLDRIMREALEAVWQKADALDVTLRTAAYAIACERILMARRERGLYP, encoded by the coding sequence ATGAGTTCCCTTTCCTATGTTTCTACAGATAACAATTCTGCGTGGTCCACTTTTCTGGCGCAGGTGGAGCGCGTGCTCCCCTATTTGGGCGACCTGGCCCTCTGGGCAGACACGTTGCGCCATCCTAAACGCGCGCTGATAGTGGATATTCCCCTGGAAATGGATGACGGCACCATCCGTCATTTTGAAGGTTTTCGAGTGCAGCACAATTTATCGCGCGGGCCGGGTAAAGGCGGCGTGCGGTTCCATCCCGATGTCACTTTGGAAGAGGTGATGGCGTTGTCGGCGTGGATGACGGTGAAAAGCGCCGCGCTGAATTTGCCTTTCGGCGGGGCGAAGGGGGGGATTCGCGTCGATCCGCGCGAGCTCTCGGAAAAGGAGCTGGAGCGTCTGACCCGACGCTACACTAGCGAAATCGGTACCATTATCGGACCGCAGCAGGATATCCCGGCGCCGGACGTCGGCACCAATGCGCAGGTCATGGCGTGGATGATGGATACCTACTCCATGAATATTGGCGCCACCACCACCGGCGTTGTCACCGGTAAACCAATCCATTTAGGCGGCTCCCTTGGGCGGGTGAACGCGACCGGCCGTGGCGTGTTTGTTACCGGCAGCAGCGCGGCGGATCGCATCGGCTTAACGGTACCGGACTGCCGCGTGGCAATCCAAGGATTCGGCAATGTCGGCAGCGTCGCGGCCGGGCTGTTTCATCGCGCAGGGGCCAAAGTGGTGGCGGTGCAGGATCATAGCGCCACATTGTTTGAGGCCCGCGGGCTGGATATTCCAGCATTGGCGGACTATCAACGGCAGCATGGCGCTATTGCCGGTTTTGCCGGGGGGACGCCATTGAAGGAGGACGAATTCTGGCACCAGGAGTACGACATTTTTGTGCCCGCCGCGCTGGAAGGCGTGATCACGCCCGAACGCGCCCGCGCGCTGCAATGCCGTCTGGTACTGGAGGGCGCCAATGGCCCTACGCTGCCGGGTGCGGATGATATTCTACGCCAGCGTGCCATAACGGTAGTGCCGGATGTGATTTGCAATGCGGGCGGCGTGACGGTGAGTTATTTTGAATGGGTACAGGATTTCTCCAGTTTCTTTTGGAGCGAGCAGGAAATCAATGACCGTCTGGATCGCATCATGCGCGAGGCGCTGGAGGCGGTGTGGCAGAAAGCGGATGCGCTGGATGTAACGCTGCGCACCGCCGCTTACGCCATCGCCTGCGAGCGGATATTGATGGCGCGCCGCGAGCGCGGGCTGTATCCCTAA
- a CDS encoding IS256-like element ISSoEn2 family transposase has protein sequence MDEKQLQALANELAKNLKTPEDLSHFDRLLKKISVEAALNAEMTHHLGYDKNQPKPGTNARNGYSTKTVTTGDGPLALRTPRDRDGSFEPQLVKKNQTRITGMDNQILSLYAKGMTTREIAAVFKELYDADVSPALVSKVTDAVMEQVVEWQNRPLDAVYSIVYLDCIVLKVRQDSRIINKSVFLALGINIEGQKELLGMWLAENEGAKFWLNVLTELKNRGLNDILIACVDGLKGFPDAINAVYPEARLQLCIVHMVRNSLRFVSWKDYKAVTRDLKAIYQAPTEEAGLQALEAFSSAWDIRYPQISRSWQANWANLATFFAYPTDIRKVIYTTNAIESLNSVIRHAIKKRKVFPTDDAVKKVVWLTIQAASQKWTMPLRDWRMATSRFIIEFGDRLDGHF, from the coding sequence ATGGACGAAAAACAGTTGCAGGCTCTGGCTAACGAACTGGCCAAAAATCTCAAAACCCCTGAAGATCTCAGTCACTTCGATCGGCTGCTGAAAAAAATTAGCGTCGAAGCAGCTCTCAATGCCGAAATGACCCATCACCTCGGCTACGATAAAAATCAGCCTAAACCGGGGACCAACGCCCGCAACGGCTATTCCACAAAAACCGTTACCACTGGCGATGGCCCGCTGGCGCTGCGTACTCCGCGCGATCGTGACGGTTCCTTTGAACCGCAACTGGTGAAGAAGAACCAGACCCGGATTACCGGGATGGATAACCAGATTTTATCGTTGTACGCCAAAGGGATGACCACCCGCGAGATCGCCGCCGTGTTCAAAGAGCTGTATGATGCCGATGTCTCGCCGGCGCTGGTCTCAAAGGTCACCGATGCGGTCATGGAGCAGGTTGTCGAATGGCAAAACCGGCCTCTGGATGCAGTCTATTCCATTGTTTATCTTGACTGTATCGTTCTAAAAGTCCGGCAGGACAGCCGCATCATCAACAAATCTGTGTTCCTGGCGCTGGGCATCAACATCGAAGGCCAGAAAGAGTTGCTAGGTATGTGGCTGGCCGAAAATGAAGGCGCAAAGTTCTGGCTGAACGTGCTGACAGAGCTGAAAAACCGCGGCCTGAACGATATCCTTATCGCCTGCGTAGACGGGCTGAAAGGTTTCCCTGACGCTATTAACGCGGTGTATCCGGAGGCGCGGCTCCAGCTGTGTATCGTACATATGGTGCGCAACAGCCTGCGGTTCGTCTCCTGGAAGGACTACAAGGCCGTCACCCGCGACCTGAAAGCTATCTATCAGGCCCCTACGGAAGAAGCCGGCTTGCAGGCGCTGGAAGCGTTCTCCAGTGCCTGGGACATCCGCTACCCGCAAATAAGTCGAAGCTGGCAGGCAAACTGGGCCAATCTGGCCACGTTCTTTGCCTACCCAACGGACATCCGCAAGGTGATCTACACGACCAACGCCATCGAGTCGTTAAACAGCGTGATCCGGCATGCCATCAAAAAGCGCAAGGTGTTCCCGACCGACGACGCAGTGAAAAAGGTGGTGTGGCTGACGATACAGGCGGCCTCACAGAAATGGACAATGCCTTTGAGGGACTGGCGCATGGCAACGAGCCGCTTTATTATCGAGTTCGGTGACCGCCTGGACGGTCACTTCTGA
- the gntK gene encoding gluconokinase, with translation MTTQTQNHIFVLMGVSGSGKSVVATALSRELSAAFLDGDFLHPRANIEKMSAGHALNDDDRAPWLSAINDAAFAMQRTNAISIIVCSSLKKHYRDRLRKGNPNLSFIYMQGSFDVIEARMKARKGHFFKQQMLITQFETLEEPGSDEPDVHTINVDQPLEGVVADTVAWIRTATAG, from the coding sequence ATGACTACCCAAACTCAAAATCATATTTTCGTCCTGATGGGCGTGTCGGGCAGCGGCAAATCCGTTGTGGCTACCGCCCTGTCCCGTGAGCTGTCCGCTGCTTTTCTTGACGGAGATTTCCTCCATCCGCGCGCCAACATTGAAAAAATGTCCGCTGGCCATGCGCTGAATGACGATGACCGCGCCCCGTGGCTGAGCGCCATCAATGACGCTGCTTTCGCGATGCAGCGGACCAACGCTATTTCCATTATTGTCTGTTCATCGCTGAAAAAGCACTATCGTGACCGATTACGTAAGGGGAATCCCAATCTGTCGTTCATTTATATGCAGGGCAGCTTTGACGTGATTGAAGCGCGCATGAAGGCCCGGAAAGGACACTTCTTTAAACAGCAGATGCTGATAACACAATTTGAGACATTGGAAGAGCCGGGGAGCGACGAACCGGACGTGCACACTATCAATGTCGATCAGCCGCTGGAAGGCGTCGTTGCCGATACCGTGGCCTGGATCCGCACCGCTACCGCTGGTTAA